A single genomic interval of Musa acuminata AAA Group cultivar baxijiao chromosome BXJ3-4, Cavendish_Baxijiao_AAA, whole genome shotgun sequence harbors:
- the LOC135636005 gene encoding uncharacterized protein LOC135636005 isoform X1 produces the protein MESRRVRRRHGFMMKEAITLCCGFIFLFSLFAVLSSSSYRRSVRLGVRSLMATDPHSQAWAWRGASHAVKLRHCSSKSLLNEWRMLAGSAKKWWQKKTRAAGRGWCAVCVRSVGVRGGRLRTPSAAHRVAVAARRRKLVGGPGSYPPRCTGKCDDCTPCNPVHVAVPPGTPVTTEYYPEAWRCKCGNKLYMP, from the exons ATGGAGTCCAGAAGAGTGAGGAGGAGACATGGTTTCATGATGAAGGAGGCTATAACCTTGTGCTGCGgtttcatcttcctcttctctcttttTGCTGTGCTTTCGAGCTCTTCCTATCGCCGGAGCGTTCGTCTCG GTGTTAGAAGCTTAATGGCGACTGACCCCCACTCTCAG GCGTGGGCCTGGAGGGGAGCAAGTCACGCAGTCAAATTACGCCATTGTTCTTCTAAATCCTTGTTGAACGAGTGGCGCATGTTAGCCGGGTCAGCAAAGAAGTGGTGGCAAAAGAAGACGCGGGCGGCGGGGCGGGGGTGGTGTGCGGTGTGTGTGCGCAGTGTGGGTGTGCGGGGAGGACGCCTGAGGACACCGTCTGCCGCGCACCGT GTGGCGGTGGCCGCGAGGCGGAGGAAGCTCGTCGGCGGACCGGGGTCGTACCCGCCACGGTGTACGGGCAAGTGCGACGACTGCACCCCGTGCAACCCGGTGCACGTGGCTGTGCCGCCCGGCACTCCGGTGACCACCGAGTACTACCCAGAGGCGTGGCGGTGCAAATGCGGCAACAAACTCTACATGCCCTGA
- the LOC135636005 gene encoding EPIDERMAL PATTERNING FACTOR-like protein 4 isoform X2 translates to MESRRVRRRHGFMMKEAITLCCGFIFLFSLFAVLSSSSYRRSVRLGVRSLMATDPHSQVAVAARRRKLVGGPGSYPPRCTGKCDDCTPCNPVHVAVPPGTPVTTEYYPEAWRCKCGNKLYMP, encoded by the exons ATGGAGTCCAGAAGAGTGAGGAGGAGACATGGTTTCATGATGAAGGAGGCTATAACCTTGTGCTGCGgtttcatcttcctcttctctcttttTGCTGTGCTTTCGAGCTCTTCCTATCGCCGGAGCGTTCGTCTCG GTGTTAGAAGCTTAATGGCGACTGACCCCCACTCTCAG GTGGCGGTGGCCGCGAGGCGGAGGAAGCTCGTCGGCGGACCGGGGTCGTACCCGCCACGGTGTACGGGCAAGTGCGACGACTGCACCCCGTGCAACCCGGTGCACGTGGCTGTGCCGCCCGGCACTCCGGTGACCACCGAGTACTACCCAGAGGCGTGGCGGTGCAAATGCGGCAACAAACTCTACATGCCCTGA